A genomic stretch from Theropithecus gelada isolate Dixy chromosome 2, Tgel_1.0, whole genome shotgun sequence includes:
- the LOC112618423 gene encoding LOW QUALITY PROTEIN: olfactory receptor 5K3 (The sequence of the model RefSeq protein was modified relative to this genomic sequence to represent the inferred CDS: inserted 1 base in 1 codon), translating into MNEKNHSLTAEFILTGFTHHPKLKTLLFVVFFAIYLITMVGNIGLVALIYIEHRLHTPMYIFLGNLALMDFCCSSXITPKMLENFFSEDTRITLYECMAQFYFLCLAETTDCFLLAAMAYDRYVAICHPLQYHTMMSKPLCIQMTAGAYIAGNLHPMIEVGFLLRLTFCGSHQINHFFCDVLPLYRLSCVDPYINELVLFILAGSIQIFTITIVLVSYFYILFTIFTMKSKEGRGKALSTCASHFLSVSIFYGSLLFMYARPGAVNEGDKDIPVAIFYTLVIPLLNPFIYSLRNKEVINVMKKIVKKRKFCNILKQVSSPLEN; encoded by the exons ATGAATGAGAAAAATCATTCCTTGACAGCTGAGTTCATCCTCACAGGATTTACACATCATCCAAAGCTGAAGACCCTTCTGTTTGTGGTATTCTTTGCCATCTATCTGATCACCATGGTGGGGAACATTGGTCTGGTGGCATTGATTTATATAGAGCATCGTCTTCACACACCAATGTACATCTTTCTGGGCAACCTGGCTCTGATGGATTTCTGCTGTTCCT CTATTACTCCCAAAATGTTAGAGAACTTCTTTTCTGAGGACACAAGGATTACCCTGTATGAATGTATggcacaattttattttctctgtcttgcTGAAACCACAGACTGCTTTCTTCTGGCGGCAATGGCCTATGACCGCTATGTGGCCATATGCCACCCACTGCAGTACCACACCATGATGTCCAAGCCACTCTGCATTCAGATGACTGCAGGAGCCTACATAGCTGGAAACCTGCATCCCATGATTGAAGTAGGGTTTCTGTTGAGGTTAACTTTCTGTGGGTCTCATCAAATCAATCACTTTTTCTGTGATGTTCTTCCATTATATAGACTTTCTTGTGTTGACCCTTACATCAATGAATTGGTGTTATTTATCTTGGCAGGGTCAATTCAAATCTTTACTATTACTATAGTCCTAGTCTCTTATTTCTACATCCTTTTCACAATATTTACAATGAAATCCAAGGAGGGAAGAGGCAAAGCTTTATCTACTTGTGCATCTCACTTTCTCTCTGTGTCAATATTCTATGGTTCCCTTCTCTTCATGTATGCTCGACCAGGTGCAGTTAATGAAGGAGATAAAGATATACCTGTTgctatattttatactttagttATTCCTTTATTAAATCCTTTTATTTATAGTCTAAGAAATAAGGAAGTAATAAATGTTATGAAAAAAATtgtgaagaagagaaaattttgtAACATTCTGAAACAAGTGTCATCCCCTCTGGAAAACTGA